The sequence ACACatgttcagagtttcagagatGAATGCTAGTACTATATCTTTTTGGTTTTGGCACAAGAGAAACCAACGCATGGTCCTTGCAtgttctcctcctcgtcgtcttctCCTTGAACCCTTTGCTACTGATGGGTACAAGCCATTGACAGCATTTTTGTTGTCAAGTCAATTTTATGCACTTGTTTTGATTGCTTGTCTTAGAAAAATACTAACATATTTCGGACAATAGCTGAAAACACTCGATCTTGCGTGTCAAGTTGGATTTTTGTGCTGCTACATGCCTTTTGTTCTCGAGCCCTGCCATTAATCAATCTTCCAATCATGGTGACACAAAAGTATTTGAAAAATGAAATACAGTAGTACATAATATAAAAAGATGTGTATTCCAAGTTGCATTGTAAAGAAAAGAGATGAATTGATGATGCCCTTTTTGTTGAACTGGCTACAGCATTTGCTCTATGAACAGGTAGGATTAAGAACTTATAAGAAGGAAGAGATTTGTCTAACCACCCTGAAAGCATCATCCTAATTAAGTCCTTGTTTTGTGTTCCCTTCCTAATGAGATCACATAACCCCAAAGATTAGGCACACCCTGGCATGGCATCCATCTCCATGAGACAAAACCCCAAAGTATCTGCAACCTATAATTCCAGGGGCCCTTCTCTGTCCCCCAACTTCCATCTTTACTgtattgtgaatttgtgagtATTTATACTCAGATACCGAGGGAaaaaagaaggagaagaaagaccACCCCAATAGCCCCTACAAACACAAAATAAATGAGTAAATAAAACCTGCCCTCAATGCTCTTGCTTCTCATTTGGTTTATCCAACCAAAATTTAATCTtagtgttgattttttttattggcatatgttggcttTTAAACGGCGAATAATAtgaatataaaagttttactaataaaatattttataaactgcattgaaaatttacatttatgttttattgGCAGAAAACTTCTTGATGCCGTGAAAGCAACATATTAGTATTTATTATACTGTGAAATCTTCTCGATATCTTTGCTAGCAATAGATGTCACTCTCTAGTGCATGGCATCATATATCACCGTCCTTCACCTGATTAAATGCCACCATCTTCAGTCCACATGTATTTTCAATTTCATCACCAAAAGGTCCATCATTCATCATCCATGAAAACTCTCAGAGGTACAGATGAATTAGGTATGTTCATACCTACGCCCACGTACACACAAGACACAAACATGTGTCATATTCCCTATTTAATTTTAGAGGGAAAAAAGAGCAAACTCACACACGTCATTCGATTAGCAAGACATGTACTCTAcaatctttgaaaaaaaatagagcatgagaaaagaaaaagggagatACGAGAAGCACCGATGATGAAGCAGTAGAATAGTACACGtgtaagataaaaaaaagaatagtacACATGCAAATATAGTTTTAATTTAGATTTCAAGTccattaaaacaaaatattaacaAGATTATCATGGTTGTCAATATAAATTGaacatttttataaaataaatttaaccaataaacttaggttgtgttctacACTGTTATTCCAAATAGATATATTCTCGTTCTTTTTAAGCACACTAATCAAACGGCTAAATGATGCGTTTAAtgtaaaagtttttatatagaaatctATTTAAGAAaagtcaaataaatttatttctcaaactggtaataattaatatttaattaatcatataatgATAGCTTATTTCATTTCATGTGCCACTAAAATTTGCAGCCCAAACACACTTTATAATGAACCATTAGAGTAAGGGATCTAAGCAACAGAGCAAAatgaagtcttttttttttttagaaaataagttCTTAGAGCATGAAGAAGATAATCTGCAGTGAAGTAGCTGACATGCATGGTATCCCGAGTGTGTTAAGGGATGCATTCATGAGTGTGTTACATGTGGTGTTTGTGTTGTGCATATGAAATGTGAATGTACTAGTAAGACACAGTGCGTCCTCcgtataattgaaaaaaaataaaacagataAAAAAGCCCGGCACCTAAGGACATGAGTGGGTATCTGTCTTTTTTCGAGTGTTTTAAGAGTCGTATTTGTGAGCGTCACACATATATCCGTATTGTCCATGACCAGACACATGCGCGTCTTCCGTATAATGTGAAGGAAAATTAAAGATAAAACAGATataagaagataaaagagaaaGAACAAAAGCAAAGGACATACTGATATTGTTTGTGAGCCTGAGAGGCTGTACCTCATGTACAGGTAGCCGCAGACCCGTCGGAGTCAAAACCGTTCCGttcccccccccacccacccccccccccccccccccccccccccccccccccccccccccgcgttcCGTCCCCTTCACTCGCCAAAGGCGCAAACTTTACTACttacccccacccccacctccacctccacctccatctcccctccgcccgcgccgccgcctccggatcgcgccgcgccctcctccctccctccgccgccgcgccgccccgccccgcccagACCTCATGCTGACGACCCGCCGCAGGTGACGCCATGGGTTGCGTGCACGgccgcccctccacctccaGCCCCGCTGCCGTCAACGCCTCACGTCGCCGCGACCACCCGCCTCCGCCTGCGGAGGCGCAGAAGCAGGGGGTGGATGCTTctgcggaggcggaggctgcTGCGGGCGAGAAGGGCGAGcagccggccgtcgccgtcgccgcggcggggcCGCCGGTGAAGAGGGAGCGGCGCTCGCGGTCGTCGAGGTcggcgcacgcgcacgcgcacgccgAGGTGCGCATTGGGGGGAGCTTCGCGAACAAGGCGCGCGGCGAGCAGGTGGCCGCGGGCTGGCCCGCCTggctctccgccgtcgccggcgacgccatcgACGGCTGGACCCCTCGCCGCGCCGACTCCTTCGAGAAGATCGACAAGgtgcgcctcctcccctcccctcaaaAAATCTCCCCGCGATCCACCGCCGCGGGAGCTCGCTCATCTTCGGCTCTGACTCTCGTCTCGCCATTCTAGATCGGGCAAGGCACGTACAGCAACGTGTACAAGGCGCGGGACTCGGTGAGCGGCAAGATCGTGGCGCTAAAGAAGGTGCGCTTCGACAACCTGGAGCCCGAGAGCGTGCGCTTCATGGCCAGGGAGATCctcatcctccgccgcctcgaccaCCCCAATGTCATCAAGCTCGACGGCCTCGTCACCTCCCGCATGTCCTGCAGCCTCTACCTCGTCTTCGACTACATGGTCCacgacctcgccggcctcgccgccagcCCCGAGATCAAGTTCACCCTGCCCCAGGTCGGTCAAGATCCCATTTCCGGCCGAATTATGCGAAATGTGGTGTCAATTGAGGCTGATTGAGACTTCGAGAGGTGTTTGTGGGCGCAGGTCAAGTGCTATGTGCACCAGCTGTTGTCGGGATTGGAGCACTGCCACGACCGGGGGGTGCTGCACCGCGACATCAAGGGGTCGAACCTGCTTTTGGACAACAATGGCGTGCTGAAGATCGGGGACTTTGGTCTCGCGTCGTTCTTCGACCCGAACCATAAGCAGCCGATGACGAGTAGGGTGGTGACGCTCTGGTACCGGCCACCAGAGTTGCTGTTGGGCGCGACAGATTATGGCGTAGGCGTGGACTTGTGGAGCGCGGGATGTATCCTTGCTGAATTGCTCGCAGGGAAACCTATCATGCCTGGGCGGACCGAGGTTAGCTACATAATGCTCTGTTATTGTTGTATAGTTATGCTTTAGACACCTTGTAGCACATATCTTTCAAAAATTCAGTTCAGCACCAACCAAAGTTTCACTATTAAACTAGGAATGGCAATGGATACTGTTCAAATGCCATCTTCTGTAGTACTTTTCAAATAGGAATTATTTTCAAAatgttttcttttggtcattgaGCTTATCATTTATCTGAATTGTCTATTTGGCACACTGAAGTATGGTACAAACATAAAATGTTTGTTACCCCTTATTGCTGCTCAGTGCAGCAGatagttgagagttgagactaTTCCATCCAATCGACCTTCTATCTTGTGTTCTTGTTCATATAGCTGTTTTCTTGATTTATGTAATTATGTAATTCAGAAACATCTACATATCAAGTGATACACTGACATCTCATCTGAAAAGAAAAGCCTTCTCACCTGCCTTCAAGTCAAATCTTGTTTCCACTTACCAGCTGCCACTTCTGTTGTTTCAGTTCTCAATGACTTGAACCCTTACCTTGCTCGTCAGGACATAAAGCCTGTCCTATAGCGCAACTGTGTTTAATGTTATGTACTTTTAGTCAAAACGTATATTAACATTTTCCTTCTCATGATATTCTGTTGttttaattatgttttttttatccttttagGTGGAACAgctgcataaaatttttaagttgtGTGGTTCCCCCACAGAAGAATATTGGAAAAAATCAAAGTTGCCTCATGCAACTATATTCAAGCCCCAACAACCTTACAAAAGGCGAATAGCTGATACATTCAAAGATTTCCCACAATCAGCACTGCGACTTATTGAAACACTACTTGCAATCGACCCAGCTGATCGTTTAACAGCGACTTCTGCGTTAGAAAGTGAAGTAAGTTGTCCTAGTTTTTGCCATTCTGTTCCTATTTTATTGAAATGAGAAAATTGAGGTTCTGAACTTATGAATTCAAATTATACCTAAAATATTTCATGGCATCTCTCTGGCTTCTTTGTTTGGTAGGTACTGTTCAATCTTTCTGCAAGTAACACTAGTTCAATTGTCTTTAGTGCCTGGGATAGTGAGATGGAACTGAGCAGTATCAAGAATAATAAACTGCATTGTCTTTCGTATAGTTTGCCATTAAGGCCGTTGTGATGCTAGAAAAATTAAGAGTTTAAGACTTCATTGGCAACCACAACAATGTTCAGAATTTCATCTTTAAGGTTCAAATAGGGTCATAAGCTCATAACTCAAATTTAATTTAGAGATCACCATGGGATTTTGACGTTATCTTTGCATATGTATGAACAGAATCCAATTTTAGCTATTCTTGGTAGCAATCTCTTTGATGTAAATGCTTTAATAATAACATGTTTTTCACCATAAACACAGTTCTTTAAAACGGAACCGCATGCATGTGATCCATCAAGTTTACCCCAATACCCCCCAAGCAAAGAGATGGATGCAAAACGAAGAGACGAAGAAGCCAGACGGTTTGTCTCCCTACTACCCTGCCTTTCCATTCCTTTAGAAAGTTGTGTTGTTTCAGAATATTTGCTTTTGCATCGTCTTTCTGAGTTCTCTGTAATTTCATCTAAGTTCAAGCGATTTTGTTGATTTAAAAGAGCATGTAGCATGCAAACTGATACAACATAGACAGGTAAATGATCTTGCAATAAAAGGACCAGATCATCAGGTTGAATTAGGACTAGAGTCTTGAAATCTAGTTGAAATAGGTATATTGTCATCTTCTCCGGTATGCATAGGTGAGCAATGGAACAGAGGACATTACTGCTCACTTTGATGACAGGAATTCAATCAAGCATAACGTGACAAAATTGCATTCAGCATAGTGGACTATAAAGAAGAAAATGTATTTGTTGACTGAAAAGTAACTTCAGTGCACTGCAAGGCCATATAGTGATTTGTACCAAAAGACAAAAGTCTTGGTTGTTGTGCCAAGATTCCTGGATTTCTGGGAACTTGTTGAGTACTATATTTCTTGGACATCATCATGAGTCAAGCAACAAGTTGTTCCCCTTTCCGTTGCATTTTCAATATTTCTCTCTTCAAATATTCCCCTAATTGTAAAATATCTTTATTTCATAAACCTGACTTCTTGACCTTCAGCCAGTTTATTGGCTGATGTGAATGAGCTTTTGCACCCTATAAAATGCTCATTCGCTTATCATTTGATGATCAACAGTTTAAGAGCTGCTGGTGGTAGAGCTAATGGGGAAGGAGCTAGGAAGACAAGGACAAGGGAAAGACCTAGGGCTGTTCCAGCACCGGAAGCAAATGCTGAGCTTCAAGCAAATATTGATGTATGTGCTTTTTTTTGGCTGATTTCAGTTGCTCATTTGTTCATTTGCATGATCCGCCACAATCAGAAACATACTCCTAGAACAATGTTAAGCTCACAGCTCACTCGATCGTACAACTTGCAGAAAAGAAGACTAATAACACATGCAAATGCGAAGAGCAAGAGTGAAAAGTTCCCTCCGCCACATCAGGATGGCGCACTTGGATA is a genomic window of Oryza glaberrima chromosome 7, OglaRS2, whole genome shotgun sequence containing:
- the LOC127778916 gene encoding probable serine/threonine-protein kinase At1g54610, which codes for MGCVHGRPSTSSPAAVNASRRRDHPPPPAEAQKQGVDASAEAEAAAGEKGEQPAVAVAAAGPPVKRERRSRSSRSAHAHAHAEVRIGGSFANKARGEQVAAGWPAWLSAVAGDAIDGWTPRRADSFEKIDKIGQGTYSNVYKARDSVSGKIVALKKVRFDNLEPESVRFMAREILILRRLDHPNVIKLDGLVTSRMSCSLYLVFDYMVHDLAGLAASPEIKFTLPQVKCYVHQLLSGLEHCHDRGVLHRDIKGSNLLLDNNGVLKIGDFGLASFFDPNHKQPMTSRVVTLWYRPPELLLGATDYGVGVDLWSAGCILAELLAGKPIMPGRTEVEQLHKIFKLCGSPTEEYWKKSKLPHATIFKPQQPYKRRIADTFKDFPQSALRLIETLLAIDPADRLTATSALESEFFKTEPHACDPSSLPQYPPSKEMDAKRRDEEARRLRAAGGRANGEGARKTRTRERPRAVPAPEANAELQANIDKRRLITHANAKSKSEKFPPPHQDGALGYPLGCSNHMEPAFEPPDPSSFSTVFPYEKGSVPTWSGPLADPSSGNQKRKHKSGRSSKQPATARAR